The Pyrus communis chromosome 9, drPyrComm1.1, whole genome shotgun sequence genome has a segment encoding these proteins:
- the LOC137744637 gene encoding putative homeobox-leucine zipper protein ATHB-51: MKHQAMISETSSHGGLVPGMMDRNNHQSSYGCSSQDKKKRLTSDQLESLERSFLEEIKLDPDRKMKLSSELGLQPRQIAVWFQNRRARWKAKQLERLYDALKQEYDVVSKEKEKLQEEVMKLKTILRDEVARKQVSIGYTEISGEETVESTSVSIRSANKARGTNQHQIAECNYLYNVEEYNPVSPPFWGNLPSYP, from the exons ATGAAGCATCAAGCAATGATATCTGAGACATCATCGCACGGCGGCTTGGTTCCTGGAATGATGGACAGAAATAATCATCAGAGCAGTTATGGGTGCTCTAGTCAAGACAAAAAGAAGAGACTGACGAGCGATCAGTTAGAGTCACTGGAGAGGAGCTTTCTGGAGGAGATTAAGTTGGACCCTGACAGGAAGATGAAGCTTTCAAGCGAGCTCGGCCTGCAGCCTAGGCAGATTGCAGTTTGGTTCCAAAACCGAAGAGCCAGGTGGAAGGCTAAGCAGCTTGAGCGCTTGTATGATGCTCTTAAACAAGAGTACGATGTTGTCTCCAAAGAGAAGGAAAAGCTCCAAGAAGAG GTCATGAAGCTGAAGACAATCCTAAGAGATGAAGTTGCTAGGAAGCAAGTTTCCATCGGCTACACTGAAATCTCTGGTGAAGAGACAGTAGAAAGCACGTCGGTTTCTATTCGAAGCGCTAACAAGGCAAGAGGGACAAACCAACATCAGATTGCAGAGTGCAATTATCTCTACAATGTTGAGGAATATAACCCAGTGTCACCACCTTTCTGGGGAAATCTGCCTTCTTATCCCTAA